From the genome of Cydia pomonella isolate Wapato2018A chromosome 1, ilCydPomo1, whole genome shotgun sequence:
CGCTACTATTTAATGAATAAGAAGTGCGTTGATGTTTTTGAGCTATATTCTTATCTACTGCGATACTTACCTAcctttgtttaattatttatgactCGTAGCTAAAGTATTGTACCTACATacaatatagttcgtgtcatccacgatttactaaatctaaactttaataacatgattgagtcaaggcacgcgtcttcgtgaatgacacggtctatagtgatataatcatgcttttcaatctcgtaccttacttaggccactcagcaagcttaaacacggtactcaactgaaaagctctccattatcacgattgtatacaataataatagtagTAAACTCACGTGTCCTTGCGCGGGCGGCCGCGGCGCCGCGCGGCGGGGGCGGCGACCGGCGTGCTGGCGGCGGCCGGGGCGGGAGTCGCCGACTTTTGCCGCTTGGGGAGACTCTTGCGCGCGGGCGGCTCTTGACTCTGTGTTACATTACAGTtatctctttttagggttccgtacccaaagggtaaaacgggaccctgttgctaagactccgctgtccgtccgtccgtctgtcaccaggctgtatcttatacAGCATTAtaactagacagttgaaatttccatagatgatgtatttctgttgccgctattcTAAAAAGTAGGCAAAACCCCGGTGGGCGAGACCGACTCGCACtggaccggttttttttaacttaccgAAAAACTTAATAAACAAGCCTTTAATTACAAtcgaattttaaaattaatgactacttgtacagtcagcatcaaaagttgcggatcaaacaacgcttcaaaagtatctaccattctgtaacagcttaacaaaaatggAGGTTTCTATATGTAAAGCAATTAAGacagtaaaagatatacttctAAGCGTGAAATTAAAAGATTTATCGATTTTTGGTAAAGTTAtcaggaatatcagatacttttggcgccttgtttcatccgctactattgatgctgactgtaccatgacatgacatgacaccCAAATATCTCGCTAGTACTTATATTGGTGCAAGCGTGATGATCTCCTAGTAATAGCAAATCAATAACAGATTTTGGAATTAGGCTCCTACTTTTATTAGAAAGAGACTTCCGTTTATTTTAAACTTGGAAGTTATAAGCTTTCATATTATGGGTCCCTGGTTGATGATATCAATATGTAGATTTAGTACTGTGGATTTGCTATTTAAATTCGAAGAAAATGTCATACATCAGGCTCTGGTCCAACGAATTCCTCGTCCATATCCGAAAGTTCTTCATCATCATCCTCGTCTCGAATCATCCGTGTtctgaaattttaaattataattcattaatttttttgatgAAAAATGCACATTAATCCCAAGTTCCCTAATGTCCAAGGTTTACCTGTCACGAATCATGCTGGCATAGTTTTTGATTTTCGATGGCCTAGTTGATCGACGTACCGAGCTGTCTTCAGAGCCGCTGGTGTCGCCGTTCTTGACGGTctacaaaatatgcatatatcagtaatgaataataacaaatgaatatGTTGTTCTGAGTCACAAAGCAGTCGTCTACGCCTTAAAGTATGCGATAGCTAACCTTGTCTTCGTTCTTGGCGGGAGCGCTCTTTTCGGTCTTGGTGCTCGAGCTAGCCTCGTTTTTGCTGGAGCTAGGTACGTCCTCCTTCGTAACTTTACCCTTGGCCTCTTTACTGGCGCCTTTCTCTTCCTTCTCGGCTACATTCTTGTCCGCCATTTTGGCTTTCTCGTGCGGGTTTTCATCTTCCCTGCTGCTCTTCTTGTTATTGTTGTCCTTGGCGGCGTCGTCACGGTCCGCGACGGGTTTGTCTTCCTTGGTGCTGGAGACGTTCTTGTCATCCTTCGAGCTCGTGACGGTGTTCCTGGCCACGGCCTCTTTAGGATCCTTGTTGAGAATGCGGCGCTCCACAGGCTTCTTTTCCACTGATGTCGTGGGCTTGGGTGTAGTTTGTGCTTTCTTTTCGTCACCAGATCTAAAATCGAGCCTGTATATCAAACCTATCTCTTAATATAATTGTACTTAgtgatttgttattattattctacTTACTCAGTAATCCAAGTGGTTTCTCTGGTAAAAGATACTACTTGTATTATCTTGCTTGGTtaaaaatttgcaaaataaCGTTATTGTTTCTCTGAATGTATCGATTGCAAAATGCGTTATTTGCATGGTTTTCAAAACTGTAAGATGCAAACGATACAAGTAGAGAACAAAACTATCTTCGTCCGGGAACAATTCTGTTCGTATACCAACCTCAGTTTTGGCGTCGAAGTATGAACGGTTTGCCGTTTGCTCTTCGCCTCCGCTGCTTTTGCTGGCTTGCCTTCTACTCTTGTAGTAGTCTAAAACATTGTAATATGCTGTAGTGAcaactacataattatttacagttTGTAATATTGACTTTGTAGTATTGTTATTGGTAATATTGGTAACTTTTTATTCGCGTACGTACACATTTTCCAATTGTCTTTATTTGGTTCTGTAAATgtgtgaggtgtgcaataaagacagtgcaattgtattgtattgtacacatatgacaaatttttaaaatagaaCAGGGCCTACCCTTTTAAGCTCTTGAAGTTCCTTTTCCAGTATGCGCAGAGACTTGTCGCTGGAGCCGGCGTTGTTGGTGGTGCTGTCAACTTTCGCAGTCCTCTCTTTCTTCTGGGGCACTACATATGCACAATTGTTAGTAAGCGGCTCCATTTATACATAACCCTTTGACCACCAAAGATGTACCGCAAAAGTGCACGGGtgccgttttttttattaaccttcATTGATTCCAGCAAGATTGACTATGAAGTGTTCAATAAAATAGTCGTGGCGTTTAAAGGGTTAAAGACACGTCACATATCAATACAATGTATTACGTggaaataagttattttgtgaagaaaaaaaaaatacaattttttatggCTGACTTTACTTTTTTTCAACAGTCTACTAATACTTATCCAGACAGTTCTAACTAACTGTCATTAGATAACAGATGCCAGATATTTGGAAAAATATTGCAATGTCACCCAACTTACTTATGGGAAGTGGGAGTGGggactattaaaaatagtaaattttgacatcgTAATTATTAgtctagtttattttattttgaatttgacatgttaatttattaattatttttgtattaattatttcaactaatttttattttactttgaatagtgatttcattgttattatgtcaatattatgaattatttattattcatatcatgtttggatttttttttattgtacttactaacccctagctataacgatggtactatagtacattacgatacaagtgcgaaaaataggaaattcgaaacgagtggcgataaattaaaacacgaccgaagggagtgttttaaatcgacacgagttgcgaattacctattcgcacatgtatcgtacaacgttttacagtacatatggccctttaaatgttcgacacagtaacataatatgctacttctcgcactagtgctataaagtagccccatatgtactgtaaaaaatgttttatggaattcttatggttctgaaatatattttttttatagcttGCAAGACTAGATTAAAGACATACAGGAAACGGCACAGGTAAATAAAAGCAtgcaaaaaatcttaaaagtcCGGACTTACCATCAGACTCTTCTTTTACAACTGCTTTGCGTTTCATTGCCTCAGCCTTGCGCAAAATGCTGATCTGTAGGAAAAATACACAAATTTGGATTAAATCACATTCTAATTTTGAGGATGTTAACGTTATTTTATAGGATGCCTTGGTAAATTGAAGAATGCACATGTTTTGCGTGTGTATTGTGTGCCGTACCCTCTCGTTGGCGGCGGGCAGGCGCGAGGAGGTGGCCTCGGACTTGgtggcgggcggcgggcggcgcgcgggctcCCGCGGCGCCTCCGCGCACTCCACCGCGTCGCTGTCTGTGTACACACTCGCACCTGAACCTGTGTGTAGTCCATTTCAACTATTAAGTTAGTATTCTGGCGAAGCAATAGTCAGTGGAAGAGACGCGAATTCAAAACTTATATGAGAGATCAGCCTGTCACgcctattttttttcaaatttaccgCCGTTTTCTACTGGCAAAATGGTTTATCGGACTGTTGAGAGGATTGAATTGCAATGTTGCGTTTGGGACTATCAACGTTTTCTTGTAGCTCTTTTCTAGTCTTATGTTTATAATCTAATAATGATATAATCAGGGACCGAAACTTTGGTACCgaaagggagcgtgcatgaactgtcgACAGTACAGCACAGAAGCCACATATTCATTGGCGCGAAGAATTATGGCATGTttccatttttatatttaagcctCTAGATGGCAAATAGAAGCAAAATGCAAATACTATGCAAAATAGAGCCAGCTTTtagtgtagggggcagcacctgGTTAGGAGTGTGAATTGTTTTGTCTTTCGATTCAGGTCACGAGATGGCAAACCCTATAACACGCACGGTCTCTATAACAGATTATAAATTACAGAAAATTTGCCTTTTTATTGTACCATAAAAATTGATGTATGATTGAGACcgacattataattatgattatacCATCGTCCACACAGTCAACTTAACAATAGCAATGCCTTCAAGTGTACCAATCGTCAATTGAGTGtgtaaatgacataaatttGTTTTCGTCATAATGACTTCATCCACACCAAAATCTCGGTTGAGATGAGACAGAAGATTAAGAAAAACTTCAATTCCGTTTCCAGATTTATAACACGGGCATTCTGCATTAGAGCTTTACTTATAATATacctttgatataataaatcCAAATTGAAGTTACTTGCCTTCCGAGTTAGTAGTAACGATTTGTCCAACTTCGATTTCTTTCTTTAGctgtaaacaaatatttaaatataatattaaaatcatttaaatatgCGTTTTCTTACTTCATCATCCATCAAATCATATGAGTATCAGTATTTTACTCTATGATAATATCTAGCGACTAATTAAATTGGACATAAACATACCATATAGCCATCCGCTTTCTTAATTTCTACCACCATATGGTCGCCTTCCTCTTtaactgtaagaaaaaatattttaattgttatatcTGGATATTATTCATGACGAATCAAAAACTTTGTTAATCAATACAAGACGAAAAACTTAATCTTTTGGCGTCTACCGCGAGATTCGTGTTAAAATATACAGTAAAACATGCGATATGCATATTACCATTGAGTCCATTGTCATCGTCGTCATCGTCCACGTCCGCGTCCATCGCGTCTGCCTCCAGCGACGACTCGTCCATCTCCTGCATATACAAACTTTGTCTAAAGTCTCTCCGCGAAAAATATTCACATACAGACCTATTCTTTATGATATAACCTATGTATCGACAACCCACACAAATAAAGTATTTCTAGATATTATATTCTTGTTCTCGAACTAAGAAAGAGAAGCAATCTCAAAAATGACTAACAAGTCTTAGTTACATTAAGCACTGATTCATTgtattacataaaatttaaagGTTTGGGCAAGGGAATAAGGCTATGGCCCATGCTGCTAAGATATGACTTAGTGTACACTTATGGCGGATAGTATCCATGTCATACCTTGCCAGGCCAAGCCTCGTCGTCGTGCGCCGCACTCATATGCGCGTCCAGCTTCTCCTTCGACGTGAACACCAACTCGCAGAAGTCGCACATGAACTCTATTCCTGTTCAAACAAACATGTATCGAGTTAAAGATCCATTCTACAAAACTGTCATGAACTAGTGTGACCGGAATGAGTGTATGTTAAAATGATGTTATTATGTAGTAAAGGGAACAATTATACCGTACACCTTTACGTGTAATTACCATTGACGTGAGTCCTGATGTGCGTGGTGACGGCGTCCACGTTCTCGAACTTCTCCTGGCAGAGCGGGCACGTGAGGTTCTGCGTGGCGTGGATGGCCGAGTGGTAGTACAGCTCGTCCTGGGTGCTGAAGCTCTCGGTGCACTGCTCGCAGCGGAACTCCGCGTCGCCGCCGCGCGCTTGCCGCACTTGCTCTTCGTGTTTCAAGCGGAGATGCCTGCGACAGATTTATCTTAGGGCGACTAGTATTGcggatttattgtttttagttcgtaaaataaataaacttttgcGCGGGTGAATTTCTGAAGAAAAGCGGGTTCGTAGGTACGTCGTACCTACCGTACCGTAGGTAGATGGTACCATCGTAGGTCGTACCATCGGTTCAGGTCATGCGCACAGAGGCACGTCATATTATATTGACGTGGATTACTTATAATATAGTACTTAATAACAGAAATTTTGTTTCCATGAGTACGCTCTTTAACTGTGTGAACTAGTCCTTAGCCTATCCTTAATAACAATCTGTTTCTCATCCCCTCTAACCTTCCTTACAAGTCCTTCGGGGTACTCAATGTtagacaattatttattttaagcattGTTTTAAAACAGTGACTGGATTTACAATGGGATATTTATTcgattaatatatattttatagtattaagttgctaaattttattgtgtactttGTAAGTGAAACTTAATTTTCATGAACAATGTTTGCCATATATGTCGCCTGAAACACAGCGAATCCTAGTTTAGTTCAGGCGCATGTACACAATCACTATTTTTAAATCTGTGTTTTATATGAATATAACCATGGAATACGCgttttgaaaaaatatgtttatgttttataCAGAAAAGATATGGCACAATCACGCACCTGGTATAATGATGCGACTTTACAAAGCTCTTGTTGCAGTATTTGCACGGGTACGCCCGGTCGCCGGCGTGTGCCCTCACGTGTCGTGATAATTTGGACACGGACGTAAATCCTGGAAATAACATACACACACAATGTAATTTCAAAGTACGCGGAACAGATTCAAGATCTGGAAGGCAGCAGGGATACCAATAGGAAACATTTAAATTGTAACACCATGCCGACTTCTAGatagttttgtaaataaattgcgCATGTTCATAGCTTCGATTTTGCTAATAAAAATGAGTGGGATGAGGTGAGGTGTCCTATGCAGTTACGCACTCTACTCTAAGACTCACGCTGGGGGCAATACTCGCAAGAGAACTGTTTGTTCCCGTGCACGACGTCCTGGTGCCGAATGAGAGTGTTTCTTTTGTGAAACCTAGAAACAAGCAACACGTTGATAATGCGTTtgaaattatacttatatttaatgttaaaacATCAATGACAACGTTTATGATTTCTGCCCATCACATACTCAATTGTGTCCTGAAGCAATATACTACGATATTTTTGATCCTTTTTCAAGAATGCAAGACTTTCTCATTGCGTTTGCTACCTGGcactttttttaaaacatttttgttgGTACAGCTCTCCCTAAAAGAATAGGTTTACAAGAAAACATCAAAGTAACCCAAATGCTGCATTGTTAACACCAGACAGGACATTCATTCGGTAGTTTCATAGGCATAGTTCCTGTACTGAATGAATAAAGGTAAACAATACGTTAATAATCTTACTTTCTGTCACATATTGTGCAGACATGTTGCCGATTTGCATAGCCCTCGTGCCTTTTTTTGTGGGCTTCCAGTTCCACGGTGGACAGGAATGTGGCGGGGCAGTTTTCGCACAAATGTAGCGGTAAATTAGAATGCATCATCTGAAAACGATCACGATAGTTCATGTATTCTTTAAAATCGAGGCcaaaatattgttataataaatcGGCGAACCAAGTAGTTTACCTTTTCGTGtcttttaagcaaaataagccgTTTGAATTTTTTATCGCAAGCAACACATTGGAACGGCATTTCGTTGGAATGCCGTAATTTGTGTGTCAGTAAGTCATATTTGGAGAAAAATTtactgaaacaaaataaaaactttgaaaatGTTTGGTTTCTGCTGAATATTTTCACGATAAGATAACgcatttattagaaaacagTATAAATAGACACCTAGATGTTGCTATCATAGCAACAAGACCAAGCCCTTTTAATGTCATcttcgaaataaaataaagaaacaacGTCACAATTAAGACGACTGCGTGCCAACCTTGTTAAAAAATCTCAGGATGAGACTTTTTTCCATTACATTTGTGCTAAGATTAGGTTTTTTATGAGTTTAACAGTAACtagttttatttgcttttatagTTTAGCTGAGCCTAGCTGTTCGTGAAGGTTGCATGCGTGCACGCATGTCTACAAGGAGTAATCAATTCATATCAaggcaatatttttttgtccctGCGTCATGCagctatttatttatgttgtaaTTTCAGCTATAACAAAAGTTGTAAGTAGGTAccgtaaaaatatgtatgtataggtcTTGCAATTTAGTTAGAGACTCTTCAGCGCACCTACTCGTACATCTCAGATGGAAAATCTGACAAAAGGAAGGTTAATCGGTTCAGGTAGAATATGAAAAGACTTACGCATGGCACTGTTCGCATTGTACATTTCTGGCGCGGTGCTTCCTGGCCTTGTGTATGTCGAGCAGCTGGTGCAGCGAGTAGCTGCTGTCGCACTCGTCGCACGGCCACGAGCCCAGCCCGCTCGAGTGCCGACGCACGCGCACCATCACACCCTTCGTTACCGCTGTCTCCCACCAACACGTTTATTTTACCCAATGTACGAGTATAACACACTTCAAACGAAACAATATATCATTCAAATCTCATCATATTTCACACAGCTTCTCACTtcacatattaattaaataaaaagaaaaaaaaaacatgtgtagAAATATAGATACTTAccatgtaaattatattttcagtGTCAATGAGGGGCGATAAGGGCGCAAAAGTATCTACGGCCaatccaataaaaataaattttatttgaattgaaCCACAACTCAAAATCAATAGCTGGATAAACATGCTGCAAAAAAACACTGCtagacataaaaataataacatgatGGAAAATATTGAAAGCTATGAACACAcgcagatataaataaaaaaaaaagtacgaaAATAATTATAGAAACAACTAAACCATGTGGAGAAGAGCTGAGGAGAATGACTTACCTGCTTTTTTAGCAGATGAACTTTCTTTGTCTCCACTAGGTGTTACTTTGATACGCTTGGATCCATCACGGGAAGCATCAATCTGTCAAAACATGTTATGATAACTAACAATACACAATAATGAACAAAGTATAGcttaaagtaattattttggcCATTTATGCATTTTATATAATGCACTAGAAATCTACCTTTAAGTTGAGGAAAAGCACAACTGAATGTTATATTAACTTAACAACTGAATGTGTGGTGTGGTTAAGAATAACCACACCACACTAAACATAAGAGCAGTAACTCATTTTGAAATGTCTTCAATTGTATACCTTGAACTTGTATGATATGTTCTACAAATGAAAGAGATTTCAAAATGAGTTACTGCTCTTATGCTTAGTGCGGCAAAATACATAAGATGAAAAAGTAACCTTTATATTGAATGTCTCTTCTTCTTCATTATCATTTTCGGACATATCTTGAGATGTAACTGCAATTGTTGCTCCTCCTTCTACTACAGTGTTAATTGGCCTAGATGCTGTTCTTTTCGTCAGTTGAAATATCTGTAagtcaaaaattatattaattataatatactagAAATTAAATCCAGTATCAAATGAaagtagggttgccatccgtctGGATTTCCCTGGATTTGTCCTACTTTAGAGGGCGTCCGGGGAggacttcatttgtagtccAGGTTTAAAAATTTCAAGCCTTAAGCCGCCCGTGACACACGCACAACCTATTCAAAAAtacctgttgacatgtccgggtactggactctaaaatccggggtttcacgcgtcttgtcctggtttccaaattttagagatggcaaccctaaatGAAAGTACAGTATTTTTGTTTAACGCCTATTCAACTTTTTTGTATACAACATTTGTAGCTTACCTTCGTAAGAGAAGAAGGCCAATTAACAGCACTGATAGGGACCCCATTTTGGACAAATTGTAGGCATGACTCATCAGCCCGCCGACAAATTTGTTTGAAGTCATAGCAAATGTCCATGAACACCCTGCAGCGCTCACAGATGTAGGAGGGCATTTTATCTGATGGAAATACCTGTAGAAAAGGTACAAATTTATAGAAATTTCATTATATCCATATTCTAGGAGaaag
Proteins encoded in this window:
- the LOC133521365 gene encoding zinc finger protein pita-like isoform X2; amino-acid sequence: MEKRKESLSDIKLCRFCLTQDSSLTSLYDRSRDPILVTLPLKIMACVSIEVFPSDKMPSYICERCRVFMDICYDFKQICRRADESCLQFVQNGVPISAVNWPSSLTKIFQLTKRTASRPINTVVEGGATIAVTSQDMSENDNEEEETFNIKIDASRDGSKRIKVTPSGDKESSSAKKAAVTKGVMVRVRRHSSGLGSWPCDECDSSYSLHQLLDIHKARKHRARNVQCEQCHAKFFSKYDLLTHKLRHSNEMPFQCVACDKKFKRLILLKRHEKMMHSNLPLHLCENCPATFLSTVELEAHKKRHEGYANRQHVCTICDRKFHKRNTLIRHQDVVHGNKQFSCEYCPQRFTSVSKLSRHVRAHAGDRAYPCKYCNKSFVKSHHYTRHLRLKHEEQVRQARGGDAEFRCEQCTESFSTQDELYYHSAIHATQNLTCPLCQEKFENVDAVTTHIRTHVNGIEFMCDFCELVFTSKEKLDAHMSAAHDDEAWPGKEMDESSLEADAMDADVDDDDDDNGLNVKEEGDHMVVEIKKADGYMLKKEIEVGQIVTTNSEGSGASVYTDSDAVECAEAPREPARRPPPATKSEATSSRLPAANERISILRKAEAMKRKAVVKEESDVPQKKERTAKVDSTTNNAGSSDKSLRILEKELQELKRTTTRVEGKPAKAAEAKSKRQTVHTSTPKLRETTWITESGDEKKAQTTPKPTTSVEKKPVERRILNKDPKEAVARNTVTSSKDDKNVSSTKEDKPVADRDDAAKDNNNKKSSREDENPHEKAKMADKNVAEKEEKGASKEAKGKVTKEDVPSSSKNEASSSTKTEKSAPAKNEDKTVKNGDTSGSEDSSVRRSTRPSKIKNYASMIRDRTRMIRDEDDDEELSDMDEEFVGPEPDSQEPPARKSLPKRQKSATPAPAAASTPVAAPAARRRGRPRKDTTPKESVEDAEVDTPTVKEPEKKPEEPTKESEVTNKEIPAETQTTPIQPTTPPTSTEPQANTLMSPTGQTLKKVPVKALPPGVKPLPLPLNARRDLCQMQIGKKMVKVQKIVMTKAEVEAMAKKGLLELKDGTMVLKQGIKLPGGDPAVLRSGLVSQGAIRKVSATPTRCNFEGEEA
- the LOC133521365 gene encoding zinc finger protein pita-like isoform X4, with the protein product MEKRKESLSDIKLCRFCLTQDSSLTSLYDRSRDPILVTLPLKIMACVSIEVFPSDKMPSYICERCRVFMDICYDFKQICRRADESCLQFVQNGVPISAVNWPSSLTKIFQLTKRTASRPINTVVEGGATIAVTSQDMSENDNEEEETFNIKIDASRDGSKRIKVTPSGDKESSSAKKAAVTKGVMVRVRRHSSGLGSWPCDECDSSYSLHQLLDIHKARKHRARNVQCEQCHAKFFSKYDLLTHKLRHSNEMPFQCVACDKKFKRLILLKRHEKMMHSNLPLHLCENCPATFLSTVELEAHKKRHEGYANRQHVCTICDRKFHKRNTLIRHQDVVHGNKQFSCEYCPQRFTSVSKLSRHVRAHAGDRAYPCKYCNKSFVKSHHYTRHLRLKHEEQVRQARGGDAEFRCEQCTESFSTQDELYYHSAIHATQNLTCPLCQEKFENVDAVTTHIRTHVNGIEFMCDFCELVFTSKEKLDAHMSAAHDDEAWPGKEMDESSLEADAMDADVDDDDDDNGLNVKEEGDHMVVEIKKADGYMLKKEIEVGQIVTTNSEGSGASVYTDSDAVECAEAPREPARRPPPATKSEATSSRLPAANERISILRKAEAMKRKAVVKEESDVPQKKERTAKVDSTTNNAGSSDKSLRILEKELQELKRTTTRVEGKPAKAAEAKSKRQTVHTSTPKLRSGDEKKAQTTPKPTTSVEKKPVERRILNKDPKEAVARNTVTSSKDDKNVSSTKEDKPVADRDDAAKDNNNKKSSREDENPHEKAKMADKNVAEKEEKGASKEAKGKVTKEDVPSSSKNEASSSTKTEKSAPAKNEDKTVKNGDTSGSEDSSVRRSTRPSKIKNYASMIRDRTRMIRDEDDDEELSDMDEEFVGPEPDSQEPPARKSLPKRQKSATPAPAAASTPVAAPAARRRGRPRKDTTPKESVEDAEVDTPTVKEPEKKPEEPTKESEVTNKEIPAETQTTPIQPTTPPTSTEPQANTLMSPTGQTLKKVPVKALPPGVKPLPLPLNARPGDLCQMQIGKKMVKVQKIVMTKAEVEAMAKKGLLELKDGTMVLKQGIKLPGGDPAVLRSGLVSQGAIRKVSATPTRCNFEGEEA